Below is a window of Oceanipulchritudo coccoides DNA.
TCCAGAGGGAGCCCGTGACAATATCCCCGTCGAACATGTAGTAGACGAGAAGGTAGTAATCGAGGGTGCTTCCGAAGAAGCCGGCGATAATCTGCAGAAGGGTGAGGGAAATCAGCACCGCGAAGGCCCGGTTACTGAAAGTCTGGCCCACTGTTTTCCAGAAGCCTATCCGTTTAACGAGGTGAGCCTCCTCTTTAACCTTCACTTTATAGTAGCGTTCCCGGCCGAAGATTCCGGGCATCATGCCAAAGACCAGGATCATCAGGATGGCCACGCCCCACATGACCGCCCGGATTGAGTTTACCTGGGTTCCGAAAAGTCCCCATGCAACCAGCATTCCCGCGACGGGGATCAGGCCCTGGTAGGTGAATTCGGATACTTTCGTCCACAGGGTGACATAGCCCATGACCGTTGTTCGCTCGTTGTAATTGGGCGTGAGCTCATACGTCATGCTGGTGAAAGGGACCGCGAATATAGTGAAGCAGGTATAGAAAATCAGGGAGGCAATGAGGAACCAGGCCATGATTCCGCCTTCGCTCCATGTTGTGGGCACCATCCAGATCATCCCGAAGGAAAGGCTCATCAAAATGGCACCCAGCACGATAAAGGGACGCCGCCTTCCCCACCTGGAGTGGAACCGGTCGGATATGCGACCCATGATGGGGTCGGTAAAAGCGTCCCAGATACGTGGTATGGCGAGGGCCAGCCCAAGAAGGGCAGGGTTCACGCCAAGGATCATGTTAAAGAAGGGCATCGCCGTCGCCTTGACGGTGGTATTCCCGTGAAACATGGTCATGCCCCCCATCCCAACAAGGACCTTTTCGCGGAATGGAACAACGTTGACTTCCTTTGTTTCCGGGGATGCTGCGCCGGGAGTATCTGATGAAACGGCCGCAGTCGGTTGAGGGAGCGGATTATTTTCTGAAGGGGTCTTGTCTGGCATGGGTTTATGTGGGTTGGGGAGGCTGGGGGATGGCTTATTCAGTTGAATAGCGAAGCGGATACATATGCGAGGAGACATCCCTGATCGCTTCGGTGAGAGTCTTGTACGGGCGATCGACAATGTTGACAAATCCAATACGGTAGTTTTCGCCATCGTAGCGCCCTGTTGTGGGATGATCGGCCCACTTGAACCAGTGGACCCCGACAAAGTTTGGATCGGCTGCCGCTTCCATGGCATATGTCTTATACAGTCTGGCCTGGTCCTCCAATGAGTCGCAAGGGACCAATCCGGACCCCCATACACCGTGGGAGCCAGTGCCAAAGTGGAATTCCCCGATCAGGATCGGGCGGTCCACCTCCGAAGTGGTCTCGATGTCGTGGATGGAATTCTTGTAGATGTTGTAGCTCATCACATCCACGTGCCGGGAGGCGGCTTTCTGGACAATCGGGTTTTTTCCGTCGTAGATTGCCCCGTGAAACCGGCAACCCAGATAAAGGTGACCGGGCATGAATTCCTCCAAGGCAGCCTTGCATTGGGAGAAATAGGTATCCGCATGATGATCACAAAATTCGGCAAGATCCTGCAGGTAGGCTGGTGTTTCCTTTTCCTTGGGCAAAACACCGACCTCCTTGAACCTTTTGTAGTTGGTTTCCCATGCTGTGTTTAGTGAATCAATTTTTCCATACTTCTTTTTGAAGAGGTTGATCATGGCGTTCTTGGCGGGTACGGATGAATCCAGTCCAATGACCTCCCGGGCCACCTGGATGCCCCTTCCCCAATGGAGCTCGTTGTCAATGAACACGCCCAGGTTCCAAGGGTCTCCGGCGTAGGATTTCGCCGCCTCTTTCACATCCCTCACCAGGCTTTTCTGGAACTCGGGCGAGAATGGGTCTGGTATCTTGTCCAGTTTCCCCAGTTCCTGCAGGCGAGGGTGGAGGATCAGGGTGTAGGGCACCATCCCGTGGCCGAGAACCGATTCAACTGACCACGCCCCGGTCGTGTTCAGCCCCCAGGAACGCATCCTGCCAAACGTCACTTGCTGGTTTGCTTCCCTCCAGTTGGCCCCGTATTTTCGGTGCAGGTTGGCCAGGGTGAAATCATATCCGCGCTTGAAGTTTTCCTCGCGCCAGAATTCCGCTCCCGTGAGCTTTGTGAAAAAGTGTTCGCGCCCGGAAGTCGGCGTCATAGCCCCTCCTCCAACGCCAGTCACCCCGAGCGACCAGAAAAGGTATCCGTCGGGGTCAACAAACCACCATTTGCCATCGACCTTTTCGACTCTGAAGTGTCCGGTGGCAGTGAGCCGGGGCCCGTCCATCCATCCACCATACTCGGATAATCCCTTTAGCACCGGTTGACCGGTGAATTTTTCAAGATCACGTTTCCCGTCAGCCGTGAGTTCGTCAGGATCGGTCACCCGGCCCTCCCACTTCCCGTCAATCAATTGCCCCATTGAATCAATGAGCGGTTGCGGGAGGTCATCAGGGGTGAGCTTGTCCGTCGTGTAAGCACCGGATCCATGGGGTGTGGAGAGGTGAACTGTCCTTATTTCGCCGGTCAACCCCTTCCAGGATATCTTCAGTTCGACGCTTCTCATTTGTGAGGGATCGAGGTATCGCCAGTTGCTCTGGTGCCCACCAGGGAGGCCGCGGATCCGCCCGAATGTTTTCGTCCAAGGATGGTCTTCAGGAAAATAATCCCGATTGATCAGGATCCTCATCAAGCGGTCTTCGCCACCCGCCACAAAATAGCGCCCGTTGATGTAGTGGTCGTTTTTCTCCTTCTCGCTGGTCGCGTGCAGACGGATATCCAGTTCAGTACCCGTAAGGTTCTCCAATTGGGTCGCCATATGGGAGAAATCAGACAAATCCAACGGAGATTTTTGGAAATCAAACAAAATTCTCCCTTCCCCTTGTTCGCCTCTCAGGGTCACCTCATAGCGCTCCGGGGACAGTTCCTTGAGGCATAGGTCACCGCCGCTTTTTGGGGGAGTGTGACCGGCTGCCGCAGGTATCGCCGAAAGGCTCAGGATTCCAAGAATAGAAAGGGTCAGATGGATTTTACGCATTGGGAAAGGGTATTGTTGATCCCCTCGGGGATAGGTAGGCACGGCGATTGAGCCAAGAATTAGTCTGAATTCTGTCGCAACTTGCAAGAGAAAAGATTGCGCACAAGAATCTTGCCATTTTGTCTGATTTAAACTGTGTTTGTCTGAAACTTCTCAGCATTTATGACATATGAATAATCCGATCGACAGCAACCGCCCTGAACAGGTGACAACAAAGACGAACCGGCGGGATTTTGCCAGCGAGCAGATCAAACATTACATACGCTCCCATCGAATGCAGCCAGGGGAATTGCTGCCGCCGATT
It encodes the following:
- a CDS encoding MFS transporter, which codes for MPDKTPSENNPLPQPTAAVSSDTPGAASPETKEVNVVPFREKVLVGMGGMTMFHGNTTVKATAMPFFNMILGVNPALLGLALAIPRIWDAFTDPIMGRISDRFHSRWGRRRPFIVLGAILMSLSFGMIWMVPTTWSEGGIMAWFLIASLIFYTCFTIFAVPFTSMTYELTPNYNERTTVMGYVTLWTKVSEFTYQGLIPVAGMLVAWGLFGTQVNSIRAVMWGVAILMILVFGMMPGIFGRERYYKVKVKEEAHLVKRIGFWKTVGQTFSNRAFAVLISLTLLQIIAGFFGSTLDYYLLVYYMFDGDIVTGSLWKWYLSMAYAVCGFGGIPVILWLSKRTSKLITLRIVYCLVIFNGIVRWFVYNPGNHHFIFVDAIFGSLYWIAVGTVMQSMMADICDDDEFKHNERREGMFAAVFGWVTKAAVSAAMLIGGVSLVMVGFDSELGGNQTASTFLGMRLVMVLGGMIPNATALALLTLYPITKAKAEETRRQLEERRGKV
- a CDS encoding beta-galactosidase — translated: MRKIHLTLSILGILSLSAIPAAAGHTPPKSGGDLCLKELSPERYEVTLRGEQGEGRILFDFQKSPLDLSDFSHMATQLENLTGTELDIRLHATSEKEKNDHYINGRYFVAGGEDRLMRILINRDYFPEDHPWTKTFGRIRGLPGGHQSNWRYLDPSQMRSVELKISWKGLTGEIRTVHLSTPHGSGAYTTDKLTPDDLPQPLIDSMGQLIDGKWEGRVTDPDELTADGKRDLEKFTGQPVLKGLSEYGGWMDGPRLTATGHFRVEKVDGKWWFVDPDGYLFWSLGVTGVGGGAMTPTSGREHFFTKLTGAEFWREENFKRGYDFTLANLHRKYGANWREANQQVTFGRMRSWGLNTTGAWSVESVLGHGMVPYTLILHPRLQELGKLDKIPDPFSPEFQKSLVRDVKEAAKSYAGDPWNLGVFIDNELHWGRGIQVAREVIGLDSSVPAKNAMINLFKKKYGKIDSLNTAWETNYKRFKEVGVLPKEKETPAYLQDLAEFCDHHADTYFSQCKAALEEFMPGHLYLGCRFHGAIYDGKNPIVQKAASRHVDVMSYNIYKNSIHDIETTSEVDRPILIGEFHFGTGSHGVWGSGLVPCDSLEDQARLYKTYAMEAAADPNFVGVHWFKWADHPTTGRYDGENYRIGFVNIVDRPYKTLTEAIRDVSSHMYPLRYSTE